The sequence below is a genomic window from Bactrocera neohumeralis isolate Rockhampton chromosome 4, APGP_CSIRO_Bneo_wtdbg2-racon-allhic-juicebox.fasta_v2, whole genome shotgun sequence.
AATTCCATCTAACTTTTTCAAGCCGTCTGTATACTACCGCATTGTGCTCCTATTTCTGCATAAAATTATTGTTGACATATTTTTACCTTTAAATCAACATCTCATTTATGAAGTTGTGTTTGGTATGtaagaatttaatattaatattagacTATATTAGTTCggaaattttataacatttagtGAGTGAGGCAAATCATATTACATTGACTATCAATTGAGAGGCATAAAACATGGTTCCATCATTCTCTATGATGATGGTGACCTAAACGAAAAATTGATAGGcctatttttttacataattctGACATAAAGGGAGATAGCTCGAAACCATAGATAGCCGATTGATACTGAAAATGGACTAAGACTTCATCTTCACTCCAAAACAAAGGATGGATCAAACCATGCGAATCCCGTAAAACAGTCCGTTcagtatgtttattttttttgatggTAGGGAATCTGaagagtatttttatttttgtttgcactcaaaaaaattttgttttgaaagatTAAACCTTAGTTTTCTCActgaatatattgtatattaaatagTAGTTCAGTTAATAACAATTGTGCCTAAATTTCAATCGAAAACATTTTCGTtcagttaaaaattttagagaatTTCCAACACCCACCTAAATTCTTTAAACATTGTGTGTCACATGACCCATGAAAATAATTGAGTCCTGATGTTTAACGGCAAATACAAAAGGATGATCCACTTCCAAAGATTTTGGGCGTGAGAAGGTCAAAAAGCTCTTTATACCTAAAAGATAAAATagattagaaaaatatttatatatgccaGAAGGTAATTACCACCGGATTCCAATGAAGGTACTGAACCTTCCTCGGTAATTTCCACATATGCTTTGTGGCTAGCGCTATTGATATAGTGGCTGACGAACATGCGATACATGTGACCGAAATCGCCTTGACGGGTAAACATAGTCGTGACACCGAGCTGGAGGGTTAAGAATTTTTTAGATACTGCTAAATAAGTTAAATATCTTTTGACAATCAAAAACTTACCTTACGGAATGGCTCCTCCAGACTGACACCAAATTCAAAACCGAATTTAGGTAGACGCAACTCAATCTTTTGCGAACTCAAGCGACTATCCACAAGTCCGACCAAATTCTTGCCCACCAAACGTTGTACAAGATTAGACAAACCGTTCATTTGGTTCGGCAATAACACAAGCATTGAGTACTCAGTATTTTGATAGGGTAGTTCGATCACTTTTGCATCCAATTCATTTACTTCAGCATAACGGAAATTATTTACCGTCCACATCATATCCACATTCACTGACCGCCGACCACCGGATGAAAATTCACGACGTTCTGTCTTATCAGCTTTGAAGGCATTCAACCAGGGTGCACTATAGGCAATACCATTGACCATCACACCTTCCGTTAGATCATTTAACAGTTGCGGTTGTAGAATATTCGTGACTTTATTCAAGGTTTTCTCTTGCACTTCTTTGCTAATGCGATCGGCGGTGCGTTTATTGTAGGGCGGATGAAAGTCGGCTGTTTCGAGATCCGACTCGAAACTACGACGTGCCACATCGCGGAAATTAGCCTTGAATTCCAAATTCTCATTTATGTAGATCTTGTTGAATAAACGTAAATTGTTGCTGCGTGTGAAGGCAGTTTGAAAAGCACTGAAACGACGCACCACATCATCGGAATTGGCCGAACCGAGCCGTATGCCCGCTTGTATTTCATTTGCGGTGCGTCCTTTGGCGCCGTAGAAGGCCAAGGCCATGGCGGTTTGTATGGCTGCAGGGGAGATCACGACATTTTCACCCAAATGATTCGAAGCGACAGCCTGATAGATATCGGCAGCAAAAAGATTGCGTTCAGTAGCTTCACTTTGAGTACCTAAAGTGGCGGCATGAGCTACCAGGCAACCACTCAGCGCGACTAATACGGCCAAAACTAGGAAGATGATAATAATTTACCTTGAGTATTTGAATTGATTTTAATCATCTTATATTTTTTCCCCACTTACATAATAGTGATTTCATGCTGTGCGCGGTGTGTGTATTCAATTAAGACTCGATTGTAACGATTAGCGACGCTTAGGCTCCGAACTGCTGTTACGCTAAATTACGACTAAGCGCTTGGTACAAATCTCGAACTTCTCGCGGCACTGACGCATATATTTAATTCGTCAAAGAATTAGACTAGCGGCAGCTGATTAGGTGGTATGAGAAAATTACTAcactggaaaaaatatttaatataaataattgattttatgaatcagcattttttatatttttagattcATAATCATTCATTCATaagagcttgattttgatccatAAGTTCAATCTGGACAATACGTTCTCAGTCTATGATAATGTTTTGGATAACAATTCATCCGAAAGTTTGTACAGATATCTTGCCAATAAATAAAGTTTGCATACAATTTTGGATTGGAATTTTATctgccagtttgtatgacagctttatgttaaagtgatccgatcttaacaaactcttcagatattatagcaATGCTTCGGTTAATAATCTGAGCTAAAACTCGTGAAGATACCttatcatataaaaaagtttttcttgcaAGAACTTTAGTTTGATCGGTTAGTtcgtatgtcagctatatgccaAGGTTGTCCGTtatcagcggttccgacaaatgagcagcttcttgtagAGAAAAGGACATGTACGACAATTTAGATCGTTTTCTATAACTGAGAGCGACTTTGAGCAAAGCGCaatgaatatttgtttttctcaCTTCAATAACTCTACAAGAATCAAATGATATAATTATCTTGTATGTGGGtcacattttcatatttatagtGGCAATATTTCTGCTCTAAGAAAACTCAATAATAAATGACATGAATTTCAAGCTTTATACCTTGTTTTGGCCCATTTTCTTTCCGCTTTTACTTGAAGGTATGAAATGTTTCAAACTTATGTGAGTTTAGCATTGACAGGTTTTTTCTCGGGGAGCCTCAAAAGAAAGTCGTTAAATATCTTCGAAAAAAGGCCTCCGAAAATCTTGTTTCTAGGTATTTTAATCTCTGTAGGGTTAAAAGCCCCATTAGTTCTATAGTAATAGTAATAATTCTTAGCGTTGTAAACATTATTTAGATTTTAACTGAGAATGATTCGTCAGGTGAGTACTTTTTAtgatagaaaatatttacagGACTGTTTGAGATTAACTGAATGGAGCGCTTTTATAACTGTCTAGCGTTTTGTTGTAATACACGAAAGTCTGTTATCATGCGCAATAACATGTAAAATTATTGGTTCTTAATAGGAGATAGAGTCAAAATCGGACACTAAGTCTTTGAGGAACTATATATTTGATTGAATTTTCATTAGAGAATTTATTATCATTTCTCTattcttttcgaaaaaatatgtagATTTATGAGCAATtaatatcaatttaaattttttcaagtgcAGTCACTTTCTACCGAGCTCACAGTTGTCTATTTACGAAACTAATTAACAACTTCGACTAAGTGGTTGAGGAAAGCTGAAAAGCGAACTCAAGTACcttcgtaaatatgtatatgtatataaatacatatatatgcaatataattatttatacacatatatatgtatgtatgtttgtttgtatttatgtataagttTTTTGTGCTGTTTGTTTATGATTTGTGCAATTTTCGCTTaagaagagcaaaaaaaaaacaaatagaacTTATCAGTAAACAAATGAGCAtttttaaatgcatacatatacatatatactcgtatgtattaatgtaaatttgtttattcttgaaatatttttgtataaatcagCCTCTAAATTTATTTCGCTGCATATCAATGAGTAACTTTCTGaccccaattttttttcttattcatCAGCTGATAAAGAACTTCGTTAACCAAGCACACTACAATTGATATGGTTTGTCGTATATACATTTGCGGAGCTTGATTAGTACAGAAAGCTATGCTTTAAAGGCAAAGacttcttcaaaataatttgcagATGTATTTAAGaaccaataaaataaaacttcatacatacatcttattttcatttggaaataaatttaaagtatcAATCTTCGGTTCGGCTCTCTATGTTTGAGCTTTGCTTTCTTATTAAGAATGTTTATGCATATTGAAAGACGACAAAAAACCTGTACACCTGACTGCTTCCGTTATAAGTAATTTATGCCAATTGTGTGTTTGATAAGAAACTTACTGAGTTTCACTAGATGGCAAACAGCTGATACTTCATTGAAGTCGAATAATTGCTTGCTGTTTTCTCACTGCTTTTGCAATTGATTTAAACGGGTACCAGTTGATTGTTCGATTCGATACTATCCTACACATTTGGTTAAATCttttaatcttaaaatattAAGATAAATATATTAGGATTGCACcacgaccttaggtctattgtggcCTCTACTAAATCACAACGACCCAAGTAGctccagcatattgataaaatcCAATATACCGCTAGGTGCTAGTGAGACGAACTTCCTATTTGGAAACAGGGATCTAAGGATCTTTATAAGAAAATGAGTCTCcgcgaatttcaataatatctgATAGATTGACTGTTATTTTCGCTAAAAAGTCAGCTATAAGCACTGGccgtaaaaaacaaattttccaaaatttggcctTGTACTTtaagcactctgaaacgccttttcaaatttgcgtgtaacttcgaaaatattcaccgcaacgataaaaaattctttgggtattcttaaatatatgtatgtgcattaagaaaaaaaattaaaaaaagaatctactttttgaaaattctgactgCATAAAACTCCTTAAGCTGAGACATTTATTGGTGTTTctcttataaatatgtaaatatgtatactgtAAAATGAGAGAATCATAAAGAAAAAATCATGGGAAGTATGTATAGGTGTTCTATTTTTCCAATTGTCATACCAATTAATAATAAggttgaataataattttgttgcaattttagtAGAGTTTTCCCCTTCATTgaggcgttttgtgggcgtggcaagaGTCCGATTCGGTTCATCTGCAATACCAACCTTCTATTGTGCAAATAAAAAGGTGTACAAAGTTCCGTCAGTATATTTAAATCTTTACTCAGTTACAAATTGCAccgatggacggacagacagtcagtcACCTGGATTTTAACGCGCCTGGTCATTcttattatcaaatatatgtatatgtatactcttTATCTGTGGTATCTCGATTTGTATTAGGTGATATATAAACCGTTTTCATCAATATGttgccataaaaataaaaaattttaaatttcattttctttgttAACCACTGTAACAACTCAACTAtgaaatgtaagtatgtaagagTTGAAAATCTTGTTTATGGTAAacaaaatgtaagcaaaatcaTAATTTCCAAGAAATTGTTTATGCATGTTTCGTTTCCTATTAATTGTCTATAATATAtagcatacaagtatatacacataaattcTATTCGGAGAGATAATTGCGGAAACATATTGTTAATGAATCAGTTAGAAGCTCTTTTTAAATACTTTGACGTTTAGCTTGCATTCGCAAACAAGTTCTCTCACCTATTTGCAAATGCAATTTATAGCGCTCTTTCAGTAAGCCTTGTAGGAAAAACATGTAGTTCACTTTTACTAAGccttcttttttgctattttttcatttacttctctactttgaattttaattcttatttcAAACTTAATTGACGGATGATATATTAAATAAACTCATTCGCAAGTTAAGAGTGAAGAGCATACTCTTTTCTCAAGTTTAGTCATTGACCTTTACTTTCATCtagcaaattattatttaagttgAAAGGAATGAAAAAATTGCAATGGTAGTGAATTATAATTCGAAAACATCTCGGCAATTGtcaaatacttttttaacaaaaatctattttaaaaaataatattgtgaaattgctctCTCTTTGGGTTTTTCAGAAGTGAATTTCCTACAAGGAACCTGTCGCCATTGCACATTCAAAGAGCGAGTAATCAAACTGCTGCAGAATATTGATCGGTTAAAGAgggaaatttattattatgaagAGCAAAATATCGATGCGCAATATTTAAGCAcgcatttttgtatttatcttgTCCATTGCATCACTATAATCTAAGCTAGCGGTTTATTAAGTTCATTTCTCTGATTCGTGCAGTGTAAGTTTGGTGCTGGTCCATAAGCTACTCCGAGATGGAACAACAAATACACGTGACAGAGTGTACCTTTACGGATTTGGAGGAAGAAAAAAAGCGGCTTCAAAATGCTGCTAAAGAACCGGCCTCAGCAACACGTTTCGTAGAGTCAGTGGGACCGACTGCAATTGAAGCGCCTGCGGacgatttttgtttatttctgtgTTGTTTTGAATGGTGTTTTAGCGGTGATATCTGTTCTGGCAACGATGATGCAGATTGTTGTGGTTCttgttttgattaaaataacaacaatatagttttatatatttaatttatattttttatatttgcattgaaatacaattttttaataaaacgaaaatgcattgatttcttgtttaatttctattcaTCGTTATTTGTAAATCTCCGTTAACCAAACCAGTTcggtaaaatatgtattttttcgtATTCGCTGCTTGAAGTCACATTATTTCGTACTGACCCAGTGGCAAGTTTTGCCGGTATACTGAAAACCACTTCTACATCATCATATAATATTATCtagtatctttatttatttttgaagtttttattttctttaaggaAACACTACATTCATAGCAACACTAAAGCTGTTCATTGTCTTTTGCCGACGACTATAATAGACGAAGCTTTCTGAGCTTACCACAAATTTTTTAAGGCGGTTAAAATCCATTCTAGTCACTTCGCTAAGTCCGCAAAGAtgatatttcaatctcagtctggcaaaagccATGCAATAGAGGACGAAGTGAGAAGATAATTCCACCTTGCCTTCTTCCATATATCTTTGGCTAAGAGCATGCCTCAGAATATTGAGCCGTGCCGTATGTAAAtctattggacagtgtccagtcagaacACCTACACTTGTGACGAGATTGGCTTTGCTAAAAGTCAATGGTTCGGAGAACCTTCTACGCTTTACACAGATCATAAGGATCTCGCGGTCGCACAATGGAAGTCCAAAGGTCCAACGGCAGAACGCAAGAAGACATCGAAAAACCGACTCGCTTTCAATAGGATGAAATTGAGGAAAAGTGCTCTGTCTAGCAAGCTCTTCATTTTTGCAGCTTCCGGGTACAGTAATACTCAAAATATTTAGAGGTGTATATTCCACTCGCAGGAACCTAGAACTACTATCCATGGCTTTCTTGAACTTCACAATGGACATTCTTCagcacattttgaaaaaaaaactgtatcataatttgaaatttctttattcAAACATTCACAATGTGTCCAGCCATTAAAACGGCTGTTTCGGATTTTATTAAGAAGTAAAATGGATGATTTACAACTAGCTGCATGGGGCGTTTAAAAAATCCACTGAGTGCTAAAGAATAGAGATTATAAAAGTCAGCGAACAGTGttctctttttatttcaaaagtcaAACTTACAAAATTCATCCTCGGCAGAAGCACCGCCGTCTTCATCCACACGCCAGACCGCTTTATGTGGCACATTTGTCACAGCTGGTGAGCGCGTATTGAAAAACGAGGAGAACATGTGCGTGAATTTTGTCTCACCATCGAAAATGCGTGCGAAGCCCAactgaaaaatgtaataaatttattaatatatgagCACAGAAACAACATATTATGCAACAAACAGCACTCAAGGCGCCCTTGAGGTCCACATCATATTCGGCACGGAATTTCGGCACCGttaacacaattttttgctCACTCAATTGCTCCTCAAGCTTGGTGAGATCTTCGTGTAACAGTTGCTCTTCGAGCTTTATCAGCCCATCCACTTGGTTGGGCACCAGCAGCCACAATTTGAGTGTCTGATTCGCGTATGGCAACTCAACTAGCTTGGCATCCAAATGCGCTGATTCGGCATAGCGGAATTTATGCGTCACATACATGCTATCCACTAATTTATGCTTCGTGCGATCggtgaaaaaattcaatttctccGTTTCTTTCACATTGAAGCCTACCGCCCATGGTGCGTGAAATACCGCCGCGGAGGCCAAAACAAAGCGATCACGCAAATCGGCCAACTTCGGGTCAAGAACCTCACCACAACTATAGTTGGATTGTTGCAAGAACCAATAGTTCAGCTCATCAATGCTTTTCCGCTTGAAGTCGCTCATTTGTGTAGGTGTTTCAAAATGTCTGGACATTTCCAAGAACTCATCCTGAAATTTGAATAACACATGTTCCTGCACATAGATGGCGCTCAGCAGACGCGCTTTGTTTTGAGCTTGTGTCTTAATCGAGCTCAATAGCAGTGACATATTGAGTGTGGCAGTTTGTTTGCGCTCCGTTTGTGGCAAATGCAAGGCGGCGCGTAGTGCTGCAGCCTCTTGTTCGTTGGTGCCATAGGAAAGTAGTGTGAGCAGGGCTTGTATGAGCACTGGCGAAAGGAGCACATTCTGCGCCGGTGATTGCAGGCCAAGCGCTGTGCTCAGTGTCAAGGCGAAACGATCGCTGGCGAGCTTCGCAGTGAGTGCCGGTGCATTGGCGGTGATCGTCTGAAGCACGAAAATGCGACTGAGCGCAACGAAGACTGATGGCAAGTGTGATAAGAAAAGGGAAATTAGTaggaagttttaattttttgtagttcatttctatattttatataaaattatttattttgcaacttACATGGCCTTAAAATCATTTCACTTTTCTAATTGTTACGAAAGCCTTTGatcgaaagtgaaaaaattaaaaacggaGTACGTTTTCAAAGAATGTGTACTCTTATCGCCTGCTAGTTGACTAAATTCTAGAAGCGCAGCTCAGTCTACtttttgtcatatttaatttttggctaAATAATAGCTGCGAATTattgtgtacatatacatacatatgtacatagtacagCTATGATTAGATTTTTCCCAAATACAGTTTGGTTCTAAAGTCCAGCATTAACTTTTGATTGCCTTTATGATTTAGTTTAAGACgagaaaataagaagaaaaaattgatttaatctTTTCTAAGCCTATAAATTAGTTCtagcatattttgcttattgacgaagccattcagccagaaataagCCTCATCACTGAAGACGATTtttcagcccaattcacgaacatatgaCGGCTCTGGTGGCCAAGCGGTTTCACTTCTTGCGTCAATtcgatcttgtaaggatgtaggccaataTCAATATATTGATagcgacgtgtgagagactgatttgggtcttcttcATTTGATGCATTAGCGGCAGCAATGCTATCGACACTACGGGGACTTCTTTGTCTCAGAGGTACGGgaatattttgtactgtgcctgtggattaaaatttttccactagacgttTAATTGTTGATCTGATAGGCCGATTATGACGACCTTAGAGTGGACGTAACGCTCTTAAAGTTAAGGCCACTCACTCCGAATTGCGgtactaaattttaataatttcgactcgttgttgggtCGTAtttttttccatgatgaaatggtaaACCTTTCTtgagagaaatgtcaaaagagcggggaaaatatggcgtcgtttgttgTCCCTATCGgcctacttttgtagcgtccctattgaaaaccccaaATAACTAGAAGAGGGCCTTGCTGATAACACCTTCCCTCAGTTTTTCGATATtgtcttttcattttttgcaaTGGTGGATAAGAGACAAACACGTGGTGAGTTTCTTGTCATGCGCTCTTTAGATTATGTTTTTGATCTTGCTCGAACCAAATTAAAAGTAGCTCATTTAAGTTCGATGTTCAGCAGTCGATGAACACAGCCGTTCAAAGGCCTTTCTCAAATAAGCGCTAGATCAGGGGTCTTTTGTTGGGGCTCTCTCGGCGTTTGCTCTTTAATAGAAAGTGACTTTTTACCCTTACGGTTATGCTTTCAGAAAGATATTTAATATTAGAACAGCGATCTGCTTCCACAACAGACCGATTATATGGaataaactgaaatttttatttagatgAGGACTGTCAATTCCATCACATCTTACCAGAAAAATTTAGgtgaatacaacaaaaataattccaaacatttatatttttatttgcacgcACATTTTTCTTCAACACTGTAACAAAAATTAGTGTGTTTCTCTTTCAAAAAGTTTGCTTATCACATACTTGTATGAACTGAAAAATACTAATTTGTAGGTTTGTtgatataaaaacttttattgaaaGCTCTTGAAAGCTTATTATTACTGCacatcatacacacatacatatctccgtgagtatttagttttaaaagtattcttagttttctttttattttgcgaTTCTCTTGTGCAGTTTCTTTCTATctttgttaaaaatgttctctctaAAGTTCTTTAGAGAATGTATAAATTACTAATTATGAGTAAAAGTATTGTAAgtcttattttattatattttaacgaCATGTCCAATGAAGAAGACAGCTTGCGGACTGCGAATGGCGAACATGAACGGATGATCGGCTGTGAAGCGGATGATGCGGTTGGGCAGTGAGAGCGGCACTAGCTTGATAACTGCAATGAACGGAGAGTGCgaagataaaattaaatgaatttagttattccaatattttttttataaatattcaatatttttgtgtgATGTAAATTACTTACATGATGCTGCAGCCGCTTCGGAGCCTGCCTCATTGACATCGAGGTAGGCCTTGTGATGTACTTGCGACACACTAACTGTTTGTGGatagaagaaattttttaaatcagcgCGTTCGCTGAAAAGATCTGTAATTCCAAGCTGCAATGTAAAAGAGGAAAAGAAATTTAACGGTGGATTATAAAGAAAtgttcttaaattaaataacggTACAGATGTTCTTGAGAAATTCGTTGCGACTTAATGGCGTGGATGACGAAAATGCAGACGCCtcaaaaattgactttaaaactATGATGCCCTTACTAAGACTTTTCCTTCTAAATATTTCAGACACAGTCAGGAGGTTTTGAACGGTTATAGAGGTGTCATAGCGTGAGGAGcttaaattttggaattttatcTAAGTCTGTGCCTACATTGAACGAAGGAAAGTAAGTGTTGGAAATCTCTAAAAGCATCACCCTTTTTTCTTCAGAAGAGAGACGAGTAAACGCCCACCTTTTTCAACTGTTCGATATGTGGTTATGTCAGatccaataaaaattttctggAACTTTTCTGTTTCTGTTCTTTGCTTAAAAACCATTTAACTATTTGAAATggactaaaaaattttaaccaagtATTAGGTTCCACAGAGACTACCAGAATAGAAAACTTTTCAACTTTTGTTTAGCCATAGTTTTAGTCCCAGTTATGCCAATCAACCGGATAAGATCAAGCAATTGATACTTTAGAACCCCTTTCAACGGAGAAACTGTGATGAATTGGTAACCTAAAACTCGAAGTTTCGGTTTGTAACATTTGTACGTTGTCGATAGTACTTACTATTTTGATTTATTGCAATTTCGTCTTAACTAATggaattttttcggaaaaataaataaataaaaattttaatcgtaACTCACCTTAGTTAAAGGAGCTTTCATATTTACGTCGTAGCTAATGCGAAATTTGGGTATTCTTATCGTCACTGTCTCCGAAAGCATGCGCTTCGACAAACTATTCAAGTCGACGTCATGCATACGCTGCTCCATCTCTGCCAAGCCGTCAAGCTTGTTCGGCAGCAGGATCATCATTGTTAACTGCGAATTTGCATATTTCAACTCCACACCGGTGGCATCCAATTCCGGAAATTCACCATAAGCGTATGTGTCATCACCGTACATCATATCGACCGGCACTGTACGCGCCGGTGTCACATAGAAATTCTGTCGCTCGGTGTCACGCGTAGAGAACTCCTTCGCCCATTTGGCCTTGAAGTAGATGGCATTAATGAGCATCGCCTGCGTTTGCCCATCCAATTGTGCTGGTGTAACGAGTTCGCGTATAATATTTTGTGTCTTCTGCGCAACCCAATTGTTAATAGCCGACGCTGCAACATTCGGCGAACGGAAGTCGATCGCTTCGATGGCGCTGTCAAAATTGCGTGCACGTTGCTGTACGTACGGCTGCAGCGTCAGGTGTCGGCTATGATACATTTTATTCGCCATCACTAGCTGTGCACTACCGGCATACAGTTGAGTCTGCAACAGATTATAGAACAGTTTATCCGTGTCCTCTCTATTGGCAGGTAGTCCAAGTGCATCCTGCAGCTGATTATAGGTCTCCCCACCGGCGCCAATAGAAACGAATGCCAACAACAATTGCAGTGAAATGGGCGAGTAAATGACGTTGTATTGTGACGATGGTCCGGTGATTACGCGGAAAAGATTCGCATTGAATTTGTTGGGCGCGTAT
It includes:
- the LOC126755710 gene encoding uncharacterized protein LOC126755710, with protein sequence MCTMQGILLALLIATAAAQSQSYYEQQQQAQYKKQYEAQQAEYAARREQQSTPAYLTRISLTTTSYNNAILLPHYNIRPTTAPTVAHPAGLNVRYPAPPKPNYPLLQAYSPHATVSERNPVWDSSKRQPAGVIAPNHRDTYAPNKFNANLFRVITGPSSQYNVIYSPISLQLLLAFVSIGAGGETYNQLQDALGLPANREDTDKLFYNLLQTQLYAGSAQLVMANKMYHSRHLTLQPYVQQRARNFDSAIEAIDFRSPNVAASAINNWVAQKTQNIIRELVTPAQLDGQTQAMLINAIYFKAKWAKEFSTRDTERQNFYVTPARTVPVDMMYGDDTYAYGEFPELDATGVELKYANSQLTMMILLPNKLDGLAEMEQRMHDVDLNSLSKRMLSETVTIRIPKFRISYDVNMKAPLTKLGITDLFSERADLKNFFYPQTVSVSQVHHKAYLDVNEAGSEAAAASFIKLVPLSLPNRIIRFTADHPFMFAIRSPQAVFFIGHVVKIFVALSRIFVLQTITANAPALTAKLASDRFALTLSTALGLQSPAQNVLLSPVLIQALLTLLSYGTNEQEAAALRAALHLPQTERKQTATLNMSLLLSSIKTQAQNKARLLSAIYVQEHVLFKFQDEFLEMSRHFETPTQMSDFKRKSIDELNYWFLQQSNYSCGEVLDPKLADLRDRFVLASAAVFHAPWAVGFNVKETEKLNFFTDRTKHKLVDSMYVTHKFRYAESAHLDAKLVELPYANQTLKLWLLVPNQVDGLIKLEEQLLHEDLTKLEEQLSEQKIVLTVPKFRAEYDVDLKGALSALGFARIFDGETKFTHMFSSFFNTRSPAVTNVPHKAVWRVDEDGGASAEDEFFLAVLVALSGCLVAHAATLGTQSEATERNLFAADIYQAVASNHLGENVVISPAAIQTAMALAFYGAKGRTANEIQAGIRLGSANSDDVVRRFSAFQTAFTRSNNLRLFNKIYINENLEFKANFRDVARRSFESDLETADFHPPYNKRTADRISKEVQEKTLNKVTNILQPQLLNDLTEGVMVNGIAYSAPWLNAFKADKTERREFSSGGRRSVNVDMMWTVNNFRYAEVNELDAKVIELPYQNTEYSMLVLLPNQMNGLSNLVQRLVGKNLVGLVDSRLSSQKIELRLPKFGFEFGVSLEEPFRKLGVTTMFTRQGDFGHMYRMFVSHYINSASHKAYVEITEEGSVPSLESGGIKSFLTFSRPKSLEVDHPFVFAVKHQDSIIFMGHVTHNV
- the LOC126754563 gene encoding antichymotrypsin-2, which translates into the protein MILRPFFVALSRIFVLQTITANAPALTAKLASDRFALTLSTALGLQSPAQNVLLSPVLIQALLTLLSYGTNEQEAAALRAALHLPQTERKQTATLNMSLLLSSIKTQAQNKARLLSAIYVQEHVLFKFQDEFLEMSRHFETPTQMSDFKRKSIDELNYWFLQQSNYSCGEVLDPKLADLRDRFVLASAAVFHAPWAVGFNVKETEKLNFFTDRTKHKLVDSMYVTHKFRYAESAHLDAKLVELPYANQTLKLWLLVPNQVDGLIKLEEQLLHEDLTKLEEQLSEQKIVLTVPKFRAEYDVDLKGALSALGFARIFDGETKFTHMFSSFFNTRSPAVTNVPHKAVWRVDEDGGASAEDEFSLSGFFKRPMQLVVNHPFYFLIKSETAVLMAGHIVNV